Proteins encoded within one genomic window of ANME-2 cluster archaeon:
- a CDS encoding nitroreductase family protein, which translates to MLAPTSSGNSVELCLNSRVSYHDGYKGQASEKWLSNVIWAAGQAPITGDHRDIYITTPYGKYLYEPDTHALSNRTSGRSGDSAFILDYDRELDFDAGVSSMFALLESVSLWDGTGSQLASCPKQESLYFGIRDVEALTEEVVVTSSDGSLPDPETNGDDSLEDVIANLKYTDNFTGEDISLEDLSQLLWAGYGGTPHTTYNGRGGLTVPSWCAEYFLTENIYVVKQDGVFRYHNRNPGSDLTTRDHMLELIKEGDVREELRSAIRELPDAPCYVVLCLDAEDRSKWYAHLETGFVGGNMLLQGSAMGVGSWFTTELSEDAQLGIQEVVEVKVDDVPAVVMSVGYV; encoded by the coding sequence TTGCTTGCTCCGACTTCTTCAGGGAATTCAGTAGAACTCTGTCTGAACAGCAGGGTATCTTACCATGACGGGTATAAAGGACAGGCCTCTGAAAAATGGTTGAGCAATGTTATCTGGGCTGCCGGACAGGCTCCGATAACAGGAGACCACCGGGATATTTACATCACAACCCCGTACGGCAAGTATCTTTATGAACCGGACACCCATGCTCTTTCCAACAGGACATCAGGACGAAGTGGTGATTCGGCTTTTATTTTAGATTATGACCGCGAACTTGATTTTGATGCCGGTGTTTCCTCTATGTTTGCGCTGCTCGAGTCTGTGTCCCTATGGGACGGGACAGGGTCACAACTTGCGAGCTGTCCGAAACAGGAAAGCCTGTATTTCGGGATAAGGGATGTGGAAGCACTGACGGAGGAGGTGGTTGTGACCTCATCCGACGGCTCGCTGCCAGATCCTGAAACGAATGGGGATGATTCCCTTGAAGATGTTATTGCCAACTTGAAGTATACTGATAATTTTACTGGTGAAGATATATCGCTGGAAGACCTCTCACAATTACTATGGGCCGGATACGGCGGCACGCCCCACACGACCTATAACGGGCGCGGTGGTTTAACAGTACCCTCGTGGTGTGCTGAATATTTTCTGACCGAGAATATTTATGTGGTGAAACAGGACGGTGTGTTCAGGTATCACAACCGGAACCCTGGCAGTGATCTGACCACAAGGGACCACATGCTTGAGTTGATAAAGGAGGGCGATGTGAGGGAGGAGCTGCGATCGGCAATAAGGGAACTGCCTGATGCGCCGTGTTATGTTGTGCTCTGTCTGGATGCTGAGGATAGGAGTAAGTGGTATGCACATCTTGAGACGGGATTTGTTGGGGGGAATATGTTGCTGCAGGGGTCGGCGATGGGTGTGGGAAGCTGGTTCACGACGGAGTTGAGTGAGGATGCGCAACTGGGGATACAGGAAGTGGTCGAGGTGAAGGTCGATGATGTGCCGGCTGTGGTGATGTCTGTGGGGTATGTTTGA